Genomic segment of Gammaproteobacteria bacterium:
TTCGTAAATCGTCCTGAAGCATGAGCCGGAGGAAAACGTGCAACTGATTGATCGACGAAACAACCGACATCGAAGCACTGTCAACCGACAACGCTTTATTCGTCGGTATCGCCGTCAAATCAAGGAAGCGATTACCCGACAAATCAGCCAACGCTCGATTCAGGATCTTGAATCAGGGGAATCAGTGGCCATACCA
This window contains:
- a CDS encoding DUF444 family protein; its protein translation is MQLIDRRNNRHRSTVNRQRFIRRYRRQIKEAITRQISQRSIQDLESGESVAIP